A stretch of the Aquipuribacter hungaricus genome encodes the following:
- a CDS encoding protein-tyrosine phosphatase family protein, whose protein sequence is MTWSSSDLHVVHLPSGRKIRARALRRLPPVGPVPNFGLYLLARQPSQAPWPSRWVRWRDFRVPANEADACEALVEAWRRASTERVEVACGGGRGRTGTALACLAVLDGIPPTAAVAWVRRNYDPKAVETPWQRRWVFRFANAGPTNR, encoded by the coding sequence GTGACCTGGTCGAGCTCCGACCTCCACGTCGTCCACCTGCCGTCAGGTCGAAAGATCCGAGCACGCGCCCTCCGGCGCCTCCCACCGGTCGGTCCGGTCCCGAATTTCGGGCTCTACCTGCTGGCACGGCAGCCCTCGCAGGCTCCATGGCCCTCGCGGTGGGTCCGCTGGCGCGACTTCCGCGTCCCGGCCAACGAGGCCGACGCTTGCGAGGCGCTCGTAGAGGCCTGGCGCCGGGCGTCCACCGAACGGGTGGAGGTGGCGTGCGGCGGCGGAAGGGGACGCACGGGCACCGCCTTGGCGTGCCTAGCGGTTCTTGACGGCATCCCTCCGACAGCCGCCGTCGCCTGGGTGCGCCGCAACTACGACCCGAAAGCGGTCGAGACTCCCTGGCAGCGCCGGTGGGTGTTCCGCTTCGCGAACGCCGGACCCACGAACCGGTAG
- a CDS encoding VOC family protein, whose translation MAERTVPILPSRDLRETLDFYRVLGFENRGASPEEWDYLIIGRGGLELHFVRAPDVDPLRTAGSCYAFVDDAQLLYDAWVELVVPEPATGSRLEPLVDTDYGMREFAVVDCSGNLLRVGSSRD comes from the coding sequence GTGGCGGAGCGGACAGTGCCCATCCTGCCGAGCCGCGACCTGCGCGAGACGCTCGACTTCTACCGCGTCCTGGGGTTCGAGAACCGCGGGGCGTCGCCGGAGGAGTGGGACTACCTGATCATCGGGCGGGGCGGGCTCGAACTGCACTTCGTCCGTGCGCCGGACGTCGATCCGCTCAGGACGGCTGGCAGTTGCTACGCGTTCGTCGACGACGCCCAGTTGCTCTACGACGCCTGGGTCGAGCTCGTGGTCCCCGAGCCGGCGACCGGTAGCCGCCTAGAGCCGCTGGTCGACACCGACTACGGCATGCGTGAGTTCGCTGTCGTGGACTGCAGCGGCAATCTGCTCCGCGTCGGGTCATCTAGAGACTGA